One Agrobacterium tumefaciens genomic window carries:
- a CDS encoding putative bifunctional diguanylate cyclase/phosphodiesterase yields MPNFRHNRANVEIFIWIGAFVLLYGLASYFNAHEVLDHYFRDHESYNLDEVFTALNIGGFLGLAYSVLRIKDMSHEISRRILAERDVDWIAFHDPLTKLPNRRLLDAVAAREDFLSGDRYGVFSIDLDGFKKVNDLLGHDSGDAALKITSERLAEVFPDEHIYRLGGDEFVVLAKLRGQVDLKALSARIVRAISKPLTIKGATVDLGASVGYTVAGINGGTLADAIHQSDCAMYASKKMGRNNASAFTPAMLDELNNRIQLEARLRQAMREGVIEPYYQPFVELSTRKLAGFEALARWKTADGTFIPPSDFIPIAEDAGLIVELTEQLFRRACKDAMSWPVDTILSFNVSPTQLCDRLLGLRLLKIMGESGLPVQRLEIEITESALIKDAVAAKEVLEDLTKAGIRIALDDFGTGYSSLSQLSNYQFQKIKIDRSFVQTFEASERQDKVVRAMIALGHGLGVEVTAEGIEEQSQLQYLQQLGCDLGQGYLFGRPQPIEDAIRTSLAAAGTGEDLMSDDEGRLKRDVLGR; encoded by the coding sequence ATGCCAAACTTCCGTCATAATCGCGCCAACGTCGAGATCTTTATCTGGATCGGTGCATTCGTTTTGCTCTACGGCCTTGCCTCGTATTTTAATGCCCATGAGGTTCTGGACCATTATTTCCGAGATCATGAGAGTTACAATCTCGATGAGGTGTTTACCGCTCTTAACATCGGTGGTTTCCTGGGACTGGCCTACTCTGTCCTCCGTATCAAGGATATGTCTCACGAAATCTCTCGCCGCATTCTCGCCGAGCGTGACGTCGACTGGATTGCTTTCCATGACCCACTGACAAAGCTGCCAAATCGCCGTCTTCTTGATGCCGTGGCCGCCCGGGAAGATTTCCTTTCCGGTGACCGCTATGGGGTGTTCAGCATCGATCTGGATGGGTTTAAAAAGGTCAACGATCTGCTTGGGCATGATAGCGGCGATGCTGCTCTCAAAATTACGTCCGAACGGCTGGCGGAGGTTTTCCCAGACGAGCATATCTATCGGCTAGGGGGTGACGAGTTTGTCGTGCTGGCGAAGCTTAGGGGGCAGGTCGATCTCAAAGCGCTGTCGGCCCGAATCGTACGTGCGATATCCAAGCCACTGACAATCAAAGGCGCGACGGTCGATCTTGGCGCAAGCGTTGGATATACCGTTGCAGGCATTAACGGCGGAACGCTCGCAGATGCAATCCACCAATCGGACTGCGCCATGTATGCTTCGAAAAAAATGGGCCGCAACAATGCCTCGGCCTTTACTCCGGCAATGCTTGATGAGCTCAACAATCGCATACAACTTGAGGCTCGTTTGCGCCAAGCCATGAGAGAGGGTGTAATCGAGCCCTATTACCAGCCTTTTGTAGAACTCAGCACCCGGAAGCTGGCGGGGTTTGAAGCACTTGCCCGGTGGAAAACAGCTGATGGCACCTTTATTCCCCCGTCTGATTTCATCCCGATCGCCGAAGATGCCGGGCTCATTGTCGAGCTAACAGAACAATTGTTCAGGCGAGCCTGCAAGGATGCAATGTCCTGGCCGGTCGACACCATTTTGTCTTTCAATGTCTCACCGACGCAATTGTGCGATCGGCTGCTCGGGCTGCGACTGCTGAAAATCATGGGCGAAAGCGGCCTGCCGGTTCAGCGCCTGGAAATCGAGATCACGGAAAGTGCGCTGATCAAGGACGCAGTTGCGGCCAAGGAAGTTCTGGAGGATCTTACCAAGGCGGGTATCCGGATTGCTCTGGACGACTTTGGGACCGGCTATTCGAGCCTTTCGCAGCTGTCGAATTACCAGTTCCAGAAGATCAAGATTGACAGGAGTTTCGTTCAGACATTCGAGGCAAGCGAAAGGCAGGATAAGGTCGTCCGCGCCATGATCGCGCTTGGTCATGGTTTGGGCGTTGAGGTCACCGCCGAAGGAATCGAGGAGCAAAGCCAACTGCAATACCTTCAGCAGCTTGGCTGTGATCTCGGTCAGGGCTACCTTTTCGGCCGGCCACAGCCGATTGAAGATGCCATCAGGACGTCGTTGGCGGCTGCAGGGACTGGCGAGGATTTGATGTCAGACGATGAGGGACGCCTAAAGCGAGATGTTTTGGGCAGATGA
- a CDS encoding cation transporter codes for MIRPVAVAVLLALLSPLAAVAGEKTVILNVDNATCALCAPIVKTALSRVSGVTAVQVKEADAMSGAVATVSFDDAVTGVPTLIAATTNAGYPSHVAQ; via the coding sequence ATGATCCGCCCTGTCGCAGTTGCCGTTCTCCTCGCTCTGCTTTCCCCGCTCGCCGCCGTGGCCGGCGAGAAGACTGTTATACTGAACGTTGACAACGCCACCTGCGCGCTCTGCGCCCCCATCGTCAAAACGGCCCTCTCTCGTGTCTCGGGTGTCACAGCGGTCCAGGTAAAGGAAGCCGACGCAATGTCGGGTGCTGTCGCCACGGTCTCTTTCGATGACGCAGTCACCGGCGTACCGACCCTCATTGCTGCGACGACCAACGCCGGCTATCCGTCGCATGTGGCGCAATAG
- a CDS encoding methyl-accepting chemotaxis protein: MQAFERSQAIISFKTDGTILDANENFCKAVGYSRDEIIGKSHRMFVKPDDAQSAEYTAFWKRLSSGEFDRGQYKRIGKNGREIWLEASYNPVIRGGKVIKVVKIATDITDIKRESLESKGKLDALSRAQAVIEFTPDGKILTANKNFLDTLGYSLDEIVGKHHQIFCEADYLASKEYAEFWPRLARGEFFNDEFKRLRKDGSSVYIQATYNPIMDDEGKVFKVVKFATDVSGRVTALQQIGAGLERLSDNNIRITIDEPFVDEFEHLRHDFNESLAKFQGTLEEVLSQTSMLTEKSGDMSSSANGIAHRSEQQAAALEETSAALEQITVTVRQSAERTAEAHRLVTEANTVAANSVQVVTATVDAIGRIESASKEITSIISVIDEIAFQTNLLALNAGVEAARAGEAGKGFAVVAQEVRELAQRSASAAKQISGLIANSSAEVKEGVRLVGETGQALKHIEEYVKSINANIESISVGAREQSTSLNEINAAVNSLDQMTQQNAGMVSSMGAIAESVSAAASELETLVKRFKLNRRKWIREPGSEASKLGPEARGYGKKTIYQNRANGAAPQIGGEKNQRSAA, from the coding sequence ATGCAGGCTTTCGAACGATCGCAAGCCATTATCTCGTTCAAAACCGACGGCACGATCCTCGACGCCAATGAGAACTTCTGCAAGGCGGTCGGTTATAGTCGTGACGAGATTATCGGCAAAAGCCATCGGATGTTTGTCAAGCCGGATGATGCCCAGTCTGCAGAATACACAGCATTCTGGAAACGTCTTAGTTCCGGTGAGTTCGACCGCGGCCAATATAAGAGGATCGGCAAGAATGGTCGGGAAATTTGGCTGGAAGCTTCCTATAATCCCGTTATCCGTGGCGGCAAGGTCATCAAGGTCGTGAAGATCGCAACCGACATCACAGACATCAAACGCGAGAGCCTGGAAAGCAAGGGCAAGCTGGATGCCCTCTCCCGTGCCCAGGCCGTGATCGAATTTACACCTGATGGCAAGATTCTGACGGCCAACAAGAACTTCCTCGACACACTTGGCTATTCCCTTGACGAGATTGTCGGCAAGCACCACCAGATTTTCTGTGAGGCGGATTATCTTGCATCAAAGGAGTATGCCGAGTTCTGGCCACGCCTCGCGAGAGGCGAGTTCTTCAACGACGAATTCAAGCGCTTGAGGAAGGACGGAAGTTCCGTCTATATTCAGGCAACCTACAATCCGATCATGGACGACGAAGGCAAAGTCTTCAAGGTTGTCAAATTCGCCACCGATGTCTCGGGCCGAGTGACCGCACTGCAGCAGATCGGAGCAGGCCTTGAACGTCTCTCGGATAACAATATACGCATCACGATTGACGAGCCGTTTGTCGATGAGTTTGAGCACCTCAGACACGATTTCAATGAGTCGCTAGCGAAGTTCCAGGGAACGCTGGAAGAGGTCCTCAGCCAAACGTCAATGTTAACGGAAAAAAGCGGGGACATGAGTTCCAGCGCCAACGGAATTGCTCATCGTTCAGAACAGCAGGCGGCGGCTCTTGAAGAAACATCCGCCGCTCTGGAACAGATCACGGTCACAGTGCGGCAGTCGGCCGAACGGACTGCCGAAGCCCATAGACTGGTTACCGAAGCCAACACGGTCGCAGCAAACTCTGTTCAAGTTGTCACGGCTACCGTCGATGCCATCGGACGCATCGAATCCGCTTCAAAGGAGATCACCAGCATCATCAGCGTGATTGACGAAATTGCCTTTCAGACAAACCTCCTCGCACTCAACGCAGGCGTTGAGGCGGCGCGTGCCGGCGAAGCGGGTAAAGGCTTCGCCGTTGTCGCACAGGAAGTCCGCGAGCTCGCACAACGCTCGGCCAGTGCTGCGAAACAGATTTCCGGTCTTATTGCCAATTCTTCGGCTGAGGTAAAGGAAGGTGTTCGGCTCGTTGGTGAAACAGGTCAAGCCCTGAAACATATTGAAGAGTATGTGAAGTCGATCAATGCTAACATCGAAAGCATTTCCGTCGGCGCGCGAGAACAATCGACCAGTCTGAACGAAATCAATGCCGCGGTGAACTCGCTGGACCAAATGACGCAGCAAAACGCTGGCATGGTCAGCAGCATGGGTGCCATTGCCGAATCCGTCTCTGCCGCCGCAAGCGAGCTGGAAACCCTGGTGAAACGCTTCAAGCTCAACCGGCGCAAGTGGATTCGCGAGCCCGGCTCTGAAGCGTCCAAACTCGGCCCAGAGGCAAGGGGATACGGCAAGAAGACGATCTACCAAAATAGAGCGAACGGTGCAGCTCCGCAAATCGGCGGCGAGAAGAACCAACGATCAGCGGCTTAG
- the hisI gene encoding phosphoribosyl-AMP cyclohydrolase — MTTPAADLAETIEENSILTPQFNADGLIPAVATDAANGVVLMLAWMNAEALEKTIETGQAWYWSRSRKCLWHKGATSGQVQQVEELRIDCDQDAVWLKVRAGGDGGCCHTGRASCFYRRIVTAPGRPTLRRVPDAPPR; from the coding sequence ATGACCACGCCGGCCGCGGACCTCGCGGAAACGATCGAAGAAAACTCCATTCTGACGCCGCAATTCAACGCGGATGGGCTCATTCCTGCAGTCGCCACGGATGCGGCGAACGGTGTGGTGCTAATGCTGGCGTGGATGAATGCGGAGGCGCTGGAAAAGACGATCGAGACCGGTCAGGCCTGGTACTGGAGCCGGTCCCGCAAGTGTCTTTGGCATAAGGGCGCGACGAGTGGGCAAGTCCAGCAGGTCGAGGAACTGCGCATCGATTGTGATCAGGACGCGGTGTGGCTCAAGGTGCGCGCTGGCGGAGACGGCGGATGTTGCCATACCGGCCGGGCGAGTTGCTTCTATCGCCGGATCGTTACGGCGCCGGGTCGCCCGACGCTCCGCCGGGTGCCGGATGCCCCGCCGAGATAG
- a CDS encoding IS3 family transposase (programmed frameshift) — translation MRQKTGPQTSAAEKTIKDIRRATRKHHSSEEKIRIVLEGLRGEDSIAAICRREGIAESLYYSWSKEFLEAGKKRLAGDTARSATSDEVKALRRESRDLKEALADLTLENRLLKKKHDRGWGRRRMRYPATEKLEIIRLVEGSHLPARQTLDKLGIPRPTFYRWYDRFQTHGVEGLEDRTSAPSRVWNRVPDDVRDRIITMALDHADLSPRELAVKFTDTERYFVSEASVYRLLKAHDLITSPAYIVIKANDEFKDKTTRPNEMWQTDFTYLKVIGWGWFYLSTILDDYSRYIIAWKLCTGMKVDDVTDTLDLALAASGCDKVKVEHRPRLLSDNGPCYVASDLGEWLDKYKIDQVHGAPGHPQTQGKIERWHQTLKNRILLENYFFQEDLEAQIAAFVEHYNHRRYHESLDNLTPADVYFGRGHTILLERERIKRDTIRQRRLKHHAKAA, via the exons ATGAGACAGAAAACCGGGCCGCAGACATCGGCGGCCGAGAAGACAATCAAGGACATCCGCCGCGCGACGCGCAAGCACCATTCGTCGGAGGAGAAGATCCGTATTGTGCTGGAAGGTCTGCGTGGCGAAGACAGCATCGCCGCGATTTGCCGCCGCGAAGGGATCGCCGAGAGCCTGTATTATAGCTGGTCAAAGGAATTCCTCGAAGCGGGCAAGAAGCGGCTTGCCGGAGACACTGCCCGCTCGGCCACCAGCGATGAGGTCAAGGCGCTACGCCGTGAAAGCCGCGACCTGAAAGAGGCGCTGGCCGACCTCACCCTGGAAAACCGCCTGCTTA AAAAAAAGCATGATCGCGGATGGGGGCGACGAAGAATGAGATATCCCGCCACCGAAAAGCTCGAGATCATCCGGCTTGTCGAGGGGTCTCATCTGCCAGCCAGGCAGACGCTCGACAAGCTCGGCATTCCAAGACCAACCTTCTATCGCTGGTATGATCGCTTCCAGACCCACGGTGTCGAGGGGCTGGAAGACCGGACGTCCGCACCTTCACGGGTGTGGAACCGTGTTCCCGACGATGTCCGTGACCGTATCATCACCATGGCGCTCGACCATGCCGATCTGTCACCGCGCGAGCTGGCCGTGAAGTTCACCGACACGGAACGCTATTTTGTGTCAGAGGCTTCGGTCTACCGCCTGCTCAAGGCCCACGACCTGATCACCTCGCCAGCCTATATCGTCATCAAGGCCAATGATGAGTTCAAGGACAAGACCACGCGTCCGAATGAGATGTGGCAAACCGACTTCACCTATCTGAAGGTCATCGGCTGGGGATGGTTCTACCTGTCGACCATCCTCGACGATTATTCCCGCTACATCATCGCCTGGAAACTATGCACCGGCATGAAAGTCGATGACGTCACCGACACGCTCGACCTGGCACTGGCCGCCTCGGGCTGCGACAAGGTCAAGGTCGAACACCGCCCACGCCTGCTGTCCGACAACGGCCCGTGTTACGTGGCCTCAGATCTCGGCGAATGGCTGGACAAGTACAAGATCGACCAAGTCCATGGCGCCCCCGGCCATCCCCAGACACAGGGCAAGATCGAGCGCTGGCACCAGACGTTGAAGAACCGCATCCTGCTCGAAAACTACTTTTTCCAGGAGGACCTCGAAGCCCAGATCGCCGCCTTCGTCGAGCATTACAATCATCGGCGATACCACGAGAGCCTCGATAATCTCACCCCGGCCGACGTCTACTTCGGACGCGGCCATACCATCTTGCTCGAACGCGAAAGGATCAAACGCGACACCATCAGACAACGTCGCTTGAAACACCACGCCAAAGCGGCTTAA
- a CDS encoding recombinase family protein, with the protein MGQRVAIYCRVSTADQSCERQERDLTAFAGRAGYKIAGIYKETGSGVKLDRAERKKIMALAQARHIDAILVTELSRWGRSTIDLLNTLRELESWKVSVIAMNGMTFDLSSPHGRMLATFLSGIAEFERDLISERVKSGLAVAKARGKKLGRQRGQRPKSDRLAPRVLALVAEGRSYRLIGRELGLSKNTVSDIVQRNRNAIVAREPNR; encoded by the coding sequence TTGGGACAGCGCGTGGCCATCTATTGCCGGGTTTCGACGGCTGATCAGTCCTGCGAACGACAGGAGCGAGATCTGACCGCCTTCGCCGGACGTGCCGGATATAAAATTGCCGGCATATATAAAGAGACGGGCTCGGGCGTGAAGCTGGACCGGGCCGAGCGCAAGAAGATCATGGCGCTCGCTCAGGCCAGACATATCGACGCCATCCTGGTCACAGAACTCTCCCGCTGGGGACGCTCGACGATCGATCTCCTCAACACGTTGCGCGAGCTGGAAAGCTGGAAGGTCTCAGTCATCGCCATGAACGGCATGACCTTCGATCTGTCATCTCCTCATGGCCGTATGCTGGCGACTTTCCTCTCCGGTATCGCTGAATTCGAACGCGATCTTATCAGCGAACGGGTCAAATCGGGCTTGGCCGTTGCCAAAGCGCGCGGCAAGAAACTCGGTCGACAGCGGGGGCAGCGCCCGAAGTCGGACCGTCTGGCTCCGCGAGTTCTGGCGCTCGTTGCTGAAGGCCGCAGCTATCGGCTCATTGGTCGCGAACTTGGGCTCAGCAAGAACACCGTCTCCGATATCGTGCAACGTAACCGCAACGCTATCGTCGCTCGCGAGCCAAATCGTTGA
- a CDS encoding MerC domain-containing protein gives MAANTIEQSTFWKRHLDKFGAAGSVFAALCCLGSPVLLSIVSAVGLGFIKRDAILFPLLAAFLAVTLLGLYLGTRSHHQPWALIIGGLSTLAIAVVFLGLMPSLVLAYVGISGLIAASFLNVWLRVRQLRSR, from the coding sequence ATGGCCGCGAACACCATCGAGCAAAGTACCTTTTGGAAACGGCACCTGGACAAATTCGGGGCCGCCGGATCGGTCTTCGCGGCGCTCTGCTGCCTCGGTTCCCCGGTACTCCTTTCGATTGTATCGGCCGTCGGGCTTGGCTTCATCAAAAGAGATGCGATCCTGTTCCCATTGTTAGCAGCGTTTCTGGCCGTCACCCTACTCGGGCTATATCTTGGAACACGCAGCCATCATCAACCGTGGGCTCTCATCATCGGGGGGCTCAGTACGCTGGCGATAGCGGTCGTGTTTCTCGGTCTCATGCCAAGCCTTGTCCTGGCCTACGTCGGCATCTCTGGTTTGATCGCCGCCAGTTTTCTCAATGTCTGGCTCAGAGTACGCCAGCTAAGGAGCCGGTAA
- a CDS encoding Tn3 family transposase translates to MPRRHILAERQRSALLDLPTDELSLLKHYTLGDDDLANIQERRRPENRLGFALQLCALRYPGRALAPGEMIPHEVLSFIGAQLGVPADALLTYAARRQTRQQHMEALREIYGYKTFTGRGARDLRDWLFDQAEDARSNEDLARRFVAQCRKMVTILPAASTIERLCADALVAAERCIETRIAERLDFSVREQLDGLLTEMVDGNISRFIWLRQFEVGSNSASANRLLDRLEFLRGLEVDPQILLGVPPHRIARLRRQGERYFTDGLRDISSDRRWAILAVCVVEWEAAIADAIIETHDRIVGKTWREAKRLHDERIAGSKAAVTDTLRAFTALGASLLEARDDGVPLDNVLARSAEWHQLEQLVAVGTQLTSTLADEPLAHVGQGYHRFRRYAPRMLRCLKLKAASVAEPLIAAAKAIGETRAPTSTGISFLRPNSKWHRHLRAQDRGDGRLWEVAVLFHLRDAFRSGDIWLDHSRRYGDLKQVLVPMTSAQANARMAVPLDPQAWLADRKGRLADGLKRLARAARDGTIPHGSIEDGTLRIDRLTADVPESAEELVLDLYRRMPPVRITDILLEVDAAVGFSDAFSHLRTGAPCSDRVGLLNVLLAEGLNLGLRKMAEASNTHDYWQLSRLARWHVESEGMNQALAMVVAAQGKLPMSRFWGMGKTASSDGQFFPSARQGEAMNMINAKYGSEPGLKAYTHVNDQFAPFASQTIPATVSEATYILDGLLMNEVGRQVGEQYADTAGFTDHLFGTSAMLGYRLVLRIRDLPSKRLYVFDPAGTPKDLRKLVGGKIREELIVSNWPDLFRCAATMAAGKIRPSQLLRKLASYPRQNDLAAALREVGRVERTLFIIEWILDTDMQRRAQIGLNKGEAHHALKSALRIGRQGEIRDRTTEGQHYRIAGLNLLTAIIIYWNTVHLGHAVAERRNEGLDVPPELLAHISPLGWAHILLTGEYLWPTEANA, encoded by the coding sequence ATGCCAAGACGACATATTCTCGCCGAGCGACAGCGCTCGGCGTTGCTCGACCTGCCGACGGACGAGTTATCACTGCTGAAGCATTACACATTGGGCGACGACGATCTGGCAAACATTCAGGAACGCCGCAGACCAGAAAACAGGCTGGGTTTCGCCCTGCAGCTTTGTGCACTACGCTATCCAGGGCGCGCGCTGGCTCCGGGCGAAATGATTCCGCATGAAGTCCTTTCCTTCATCGGAGCTCAGCTCGGCGTTCCGGCCGATGCGCTTCTCACCTATGCCGCCCGGCGTCAGACCCGCCAGCAACATATGGAGGCGTTGCGCGAGATCTACGGCTACAAGACATTCACGGGGCGCGGGGCCCGTGATCTGCGGGATTGGCTTTTCGATCAGGCTGAAGATGCCAGGTCGAACGAAGATCTGGCGCGGCGCTTCGTCGCGCAATGCAGGAAAATGGTGACCATCCTGCCGGCGGCGTCAACGATCGAGCGTCTGTGCGCCGATGCCCTTGTTGCCGCCGAGCGATGCATTGAGACACGGATAGCGGAAAGGCTCGACTTTAGTGTGCGCGAGCAACTGGACGGGCTTCTGACCGAAATGGTTGACGGAAACATCAGCCGTTTCATCTGGCTTCGCCAGTTCGAAGTCGGCAGCAATTCCGCATCAGCGAACCGCTTGCTTGATCGGCTGGAGTTCCTGCGCGGTCTGGAAGTCGATCCCCAGATCCTCCTAGGCGTACCGCCACACCGCATCGCGCGCCTGCGTCGGCAGGGCGAGCGTTACTTCACGGATGGCCTGCGCGACATCAGTTCGGATCGGCGGTGGGCGATCCTCGCCGTTTGCGTCGTCGAATGGGAAGCCGCGATCGCCGATGCCATCATCGAAACCCACGACCGCATCGTTGGGAAAACTTGGCGAGAGGCGAAACGGCTACATGACGAGCGGATTGCCGGTTCCAAGGCCGCAGTCACCGATACGCTTCGCGCTTTCACGGCATTGGGAGCCTCTTTGCTGGAAGCTCGCGACGATGGTGTTCCGTTGGACAATGTGTTGGCACGGTCGGCCGAATGGCATCAGCTTGAACAGCTGGTTGCCGTAGGGACGCAACTCACCAGTACATTGGCAGACGAGCCGTTGGCTCACGTCGGACAAGGGTATCATCGTTTTCGCCGATATGCGCCGCGGATGTTGCGATGCCTGAAGCTCAAGGCTGCGTCGGTGGCGGAGCCATTGATTGCAGCCGCGAAAGCCATCGGCGAAACACGTGCGCCGACATCAACAGGTATATCATTCCTGCGGCCGAATTCGAAATGGCATCGCCATCTCCGAGCGCAAGACCGAGGCGATGGTCGTTTATGGGAGGTCGCGGTGCTGTTTCATCTTCGCGATGCTTTCCGGTCTGGAGACATATGGCTGGATCATTCCCGCCGCTACGGCGATCTCAAGCAGGTGCTTGTTCCGATGACCTCGGCGCAGGCGAATGCCAGGATGGCTGTTCCTCTCGATCCTCAAGCTTGGCTGGCTGACCGCAAGGGTCGCCTTGCGGATGGTCTGAAGCGGCTGGCACGTGCCGCTCGCGACGGGACCATCCCCCATGGTAGCATTGAAGATGGAACGTTGCGGATCGACCGGTTGACCGCAGACGTTCCCGAAAGCGCAGAGGAACTGGTCCTCGATCTTTATCGTCGAATGCCGCCTGTGCGGATCACTGACATCTTGCTGGAAGTTGACGCGGCGGTCGGATTCTCGGACGCCTTTTCCCATCTCAGAACCGGAGCGCCATGCAGCGATCGGGTCGGCTTGCTGAACGTTCTGCTCGCCGAAGGGCTGAACCTAGGCCTTCGAAAAATGGCGGAAGCCTCGAACACGCATGATTACTGGCAGCTCTCGCGCCTTGCCCGCTGGCATGTCGAAAGCGAGGGCATGAACCAGGCGCTGGCGATGGTCGTGGCCGCGCAGGGCAAGCTGCCGATGTCCCGGTTCTGGGGCATGGGAAAAACCGCATCAAGCGATGGTCAGTTTTTCCCTTCGGCACGACAGGGCGAGGCCATGAACATGATCAACGCCAAGTACGGCAGTGAGCCTGGGCTCAAGGCTTATACCCACGTCAATGACCAGTTCGCGCCGTTCGCCTCACAGACTATTCCCGCAACCGTCAGTGAAGCTACGTACATCCTCGATGGCCTGCTGATGAATGAAGTCGGCCGGCAGGTCGGCGAGCAATACGCCGATACGGCGGGGTTTACCGATCATTTGTTCGGGACCAGTGCCATGCTCGGCTACCGGCTCGTCTTGCGCATCCGCGACTTACCGTCGAAACGGCTTTATGTCTTCGATCCCGCGGGGACACCCAAAGATTTACGCAAGCTGGTGGGCGGCAAAATCCGCGAAGAACTGATTGTGTCAAACTGGCCTGATCTCTTCCGCTGTGCTGCCACGATGGCCGCCGGAAAGATCAGACCGAGCCAGTTGCTCCGGAAACTCGCATCCTATCCCCGACAGAACGATCTTGCGGCCGCGCTTCGGGAAGTCGGCCGCGTCGAGCGCACTCTCTTTATCATCGAGTGGATCCTCGATACCGATATGCAGCGCCGCGCCCAGATTGGCCTCAACAAGGGCGAAGCCCACCATGCCCTCAAGAGTGCCCTGCGCATCGGCCGTCAAGGTGAAATCCGTGATCGAACCACTGAGGGGCAGCATTACCGGATCGCCGGGCTGAATCTGCTGACGGCGATCATCATCTACTGGAATACCGTCCACCTTGGCCACGCCGTCGCCGAACGGCGAAACGAAGGCCTCGATGTGCCACCCGAACTTTTAGCCCACATCTCTCCTCTGGGCTGGGCGCATATCCTGCTGACCGGCGAATATCTTTGGCCCACGGAGGCAAACGCTTAG
- a CDS encoding mercuric transporter MerT family protein: MTSEHQRGGRQQLLAAGGILGAIAVSSCCVIPFALFTVGIGGAWISNLTALEPYQPIFAAMTFGILGYGFYLVYREPKVACAEGSYCAQPKSGRIAKAGLWVATVLVIVGLGFPRLAPLFL; the protein is encoded by the coding sequence GTGACATCGGAACACCAGCGGGGCGGACGCCAGCAACTGCTCGCCGCCGGCGGCATTCTCGGGGCGATCGCCGTCTCGAGTTGCTGCGTCATCCCGTTTGCCCTGTTCACCGTGGGCATCGGCGGAGCCTGGATCAGCAACCTCACCGCCCTCGAACCGTATCAACCGATTTTTGCCGCCATGACGTTCGGTATCCTCGGCTACGGGTTCTATCTCGTCTATCGCGAGCCAAAGGTCGCCTGCGCTGAGGGCTCCTATTGCGCCCAGCCCAAGTCGGGACGGATCGCCAAAGCCGGCCTCTGGGTTGCCACCGTCCTCGTCATCGTCGGACTAGGGTTCCCGAGACTTGCGCCCCTGTTCCTCTAA